The sequence below is a genomic window from Croceicoccus marinus.
CGAACTGGCGGCGCGAGGCAAGACAGGCGGGCGAGAACTCACAGCCATGGACGCGGCGGCGGGCGGGTTTCGCCGCGATTGCGGTTCGCGCATGTTGGCATTAAAGGCCTCCGCCATGATCGAACACGCCATCCTGCTCAGCGCCGGCCAGGGCTCGCGCCTGCTGCCGCTGACCGCCGAACGCCCGAAGTGCCTTATCGATTTCTCGGGCCGGACCCTGATCGAATGGCAGATCGAGATGCTGGCCCGCGGCGGGGTGAAGCGGATCGACATCGTCACCGGCTTCAAGACGGACGAGGTCGAGCATGCCATCTCGCAGATCAACGACCTGCGGGTGGACATCAAGTGCCACTTCAACCCCTTCTTCAAGGTGGCCGACAATCTGGGCTCGTGCTGGATCGTGCGCCATCTGATGAAGGACGACTTCCTGATCCTGAACGGCGATACGCTGGTCTCGGAAGAGATCGTGCGCAAGGTGCAGCAGGGCGCCGACGGTCCCGACGGGCCGTGGCCGATCGCGGTGACGGTGGACGAGAAGCCCGCCTATGACAGCGACGACATGAAGGTGCTGCGCGAGCCTGACGGCCGCCTGCTGCACATCGGCAAGACGCTGGCGGCCGAGGAGACGAACTGCGAATCGATCGGCTTCCTCGCCTTTCGCGGCGAGGGCGTCGAACTGTTCCGCGAAGCCGTGCGCAGCAAGATGCGCGAACGCGACGGGGTGGAGCACTGGTATCTGAAGGTGATCGACACCATTGCCGGAACCGGGCAGGTCGGCACATGCTCGATCGCCGGGTCGGAATGGGCCGAGGTCGACTTCCTGACCGATATCGAAAGCGCGACCGAACTGACCGACCGCTGGGCCTGAAGGCCTGCGTTCCTCAGCCGAAATGCGGTTTCAGCGCGGCCACCAGCGCCGCTATCTGCGCATCGTCCAGCGCGACCGCGCTGCCCAGGTCCGGCAGCTTTGGCCAGCCTGCGTCGGGGAATGAAGTGCCCTCGAACTCGCGGCTGCCTTCATAGCGCGGGATCACATGCGCGTGGACATGCGGGTCGACCATCATCAGCATCAGATAGTTGATTTTTGCGTAATCGACGAAGCTGCGCAGCGCCGTCTCGATCGCGGTGCTGGCCAGCTTCATCTCGGCATGCGCTTCGGCTGACAGGTTGGACAGCGCGGTCGCATCGGACTTTGCGGCCAGCACCAGGCTGCCCAGCGCCGGCTGGGCAGGGCGCAGCAGGACGGCCCAGTGCTCGAATTCAGCCACCAGCGTCGCGGGATAGCCGAACTTGCGCGTCGTCTCGTTCATGGGGCGTGTCCTTCTCTCAACCTTCGGAAAGCCAGCTGGTCAGCCTGCCGTCGCGTCCGCGCACGATCTCGGCCTGAAGCAACCGGACGGCATGCACCGCGCACGAGATCACGGTCCACCATGCAACCCCCACGATGCCGAAATCGGGGCGGCCGGACAGCATGGAGACGAACAGGATCACCATGTTCGGATTGCGCCGCGCCGTGATCAGCCGGAACCAGGAATCAAAGCGGCGCCAGACGTGGATATGCATCTCGTGATTGCGGCGCATGAATATACCCTCGATCACGCGCTGCAGCACATAGCCGCCGATGATCGCGATCATCACCGATTCGAAGATTTCCGGCGTCAGGCCGAGACCCCAGTGCACCAGCCCGGTTGCCCAGAACCACCACCAGAAGGGCGGGTGGATCAGGTCGATGCCGTGGTCGAAGACGTTGCCCCACCAGCTTGAGGTGATGGTGCAGCGCGCCAGCTTGCCGTCGACCGTGTCGAGCACCATGAAGCCGAGCCCCACCGCCATGCCGGCCCAGTACTCGCCCTGCGCGAACAGATAGGTCGCCAGGATGCACAGCACCGCACCGACCGCGGTGACCATGTTGGGCGTGACGCCGAAACGCGCGCAGATCCGCGTGATCATCAGCGCCCATTCGGGCCAGAGATATTTCGTCAGGATGTCGGTCACGCCCTTGTACGCACCGAAATAGCTGGCCCTTTCGATGCGGCGCACCGTGTCGGGGAACAGCGCCATCAGGAACGGCGTCTCGCGCTTGCGCAGCTGCTTGTTCTCGATCGTCGGTCCGTTCTCATAGGCAAGCACGGTCATGTCGCCCGCCGCCAGCGGCTTGTCGCCGCGGATCGAAGTGCGGACCGCCTCAGCCTCCGCTTCGCTGCGCACATGGGCGAGGGCGGGGATGCGGCCCATCGTCAGCACCAGCCCAGGATTGGCCGCCACATGGCGCAGCCATGCCGGGTCCCAGGCAAAGGCGTCATGAACGATCACGCGGGTCTCGCCGTTGCCGCCGCCATTGCCATCGGTCGCCAGGCCGCTCGCCGCGGCGATGCGCCGCGTGCGTTCGCGGTTCGAAAGGCCCCAGATCGGGGTCGGGTTCTCTCCCACGCTTTCGATGGCGATGGGTGGCGCGTTCCTTGTCATCACCGATCCCCTAATTGCAGCCACGCCGCTTCGCAACGACGATTGCCGCCGCTTGCCCGCCCGCGCTAAGGCCGGTTGCATGAACGATACCGCCTCATTCCTGCCGGGAAGCGCACTGATCCTTGCCGGTTCGCGATCCGAAACCGATCCCCTGGCAAAGTCCGAGGGGGTGGACCACAAGTCGCTGATCCGCATCGACGGGCAGACGATGCTCGAACGCGTGCACCTTGCCCTCGTCAGGGCCGGGTTCCGGCGGATCTATGTGTCGGCATCGGAAGATCAGGTCGTGCGCCTTGCCGAAGCCCTGGGCGCAATCGTGGTGCCTCCCGCATCCGGCCCCAGCGGCAGCGTCGCGGTTGTATTCGAACAGTCGGGCGCGCCGCTGCTGGTCACGACTTCCGATCACGCTTTGCTTCGGCCCGAATGGGTGCGGGATTTCATGCAGGATGCGCCGGCAGGCTGCGACGTCGCCATGCTGCTGGCAGAGCGCGCGAAGGTGGAGCAGGCCGTCCCCGGCACGCGGCGCACCTGGCTGCGCTTTGCCGATGGCGACTGGTCGGGCTGCAACATGTTCCTGCTGAACGGTGCGGGCGCAGCGCGCGCCCTGCAGGTCTGGAGCGCGGTGGAAGCCGACCGCAAGCGGCCATGGCGCATCGTGGGGCGGCTGGGCCTGGGGACGCTGTTCAGCTACGCTATCGGGCGGCTGAGCCTGGCCGAAGGCGTGCGCGCCTTGGGCAGGCGCAACGGGCTTGCCGCCGAAGTCGTCGCCGCGCGCGACGGCGAGGCGGCGGTCGATGTCGACAAGCCGGACGATCTCGTCCTGGCGCGCAGGCTGCTGGCGCAGCGCGAAGGAGCGGAATGATGGGAAAGCGCTGTGCGATCTTTGGCGCGTCGGGCGGTATCGGCAGCGCGCTGGTACGCAGTCTGGCGGGCCGGGGCGATGTGGACAGGGTCTATGCCGCGGCCCGCAAGCCGGGCGCCGAGGGCGACGACAGGATCCGGCCCGTGCCGATGGATCTTGGGGACGAGGCCAGCATCGCCGATGCCGCGGCCGACATGGCCGCGGATGGCCCGCTCGACCTGGTGATCGTGGCGAGCGGATTGTTGCAGAGGGAGCCCGATGTTGCGCCGGAAAAGAGTTGGCGGGCGATCGACGCCGCCGCCATGGCGGAGGTGTTTCGCGTCAACACCATCGGTCCGGCGCTGGTCGGCAAGCATGTGCTGGAACATCTGAACACTGGCGGCAGGCCCGTATTCGCCGCGATTTCCGCGCGGGTTGGATCGGTCGAGGACAACCGGCTGGGCGGCTGGCACTCCTATCGAGCGTCAAAGGCGGCCTTGAACCAGATCATGCGCAATTTCGCGATCGAGCTGGGGCGGCGGAACAAGGCGGCCATCGCCGTGTCGCTTCATCCCGGCACGGTCGACACCTCTCTGTCCGAGCCTTTCCAGTCTGGCGTGCCCGAGGGGAAGCTCTTCACCCCGGATTATTCCGCGCAGTGCCTGCTGTCGGTGATCGATGGGCTTGAGGCGAAGGACAATGGCGGTTTCTTCGCGTGGGACGGCAAGCCCATCCCGTTCTGATCGCCCCAGGCGAACCATGCGAAAAAGGCCGCTCCGGTTGGAGCGGCCTTTCCCTGATCAGTTCCCGAAGGTCCGCTGCCACCATCCGCGGCGCGGCGGGCCATCCGAACTGCCGTCGGACGAATTTTCGTCCGGGCCTGCTGCCGCCTCGTTCGAGGCTTCGCCTGCTTCGACGGCATCGTTCGCGGCGACCGGTTCGTTCGCGGTGACTGGTTCGTTCGCGATGACTGGTTCGTTCGCGGTGACGGGCGCTTCGGGGGCGCTGTCCTCGCTCGCGGCTTCCAGCTCGGGCGTCTCGGCTGCCGGAGCGGCCTCGGCCTCTGCCGGCGTTTCTTCCACGTCTACCTTCTTCTTGCGGCGAGCGCGCGGCTTCTTCGGCTTCTCCTCCGCGGGGGCGTCGGGCTGAGCCGATGCTTCCCGGTCGGCTTCCGCTTCCGCAGCCGGCTGCGTAGCCTCTGCCTCATCCACATCCGCCTTCTTGCGGCGGGTGCGGCGACGCTTGGGCTTTTCCTCGGCTACAGGCTCTTCGCCAGGCGCTTCGGCTTCGGCAGGCGATGCCTCGGCTTCAGCGGGTGCTGCCTGCTCATCGCCGGGCTCTGCCTGCTCGGAAGGCTGCTCTGCGGGCTGATCGTCCGAACGATCGTCCTGGTCGGCAGTCTCGTCGCGGCTGGACTTGCGGCGGCGGCGGCGACGCTTCCTGGGCGCGTTGTCATCCTCGCCGTTGCTTTCGTCCGAACCTTTGTCCTGCTCGTCCGAATCGTCGCTGTCGTCGTCGTCCTCGTCGTCCGAACCCTGCTCGCCGTTCTGTTCGCCCTCGTCACGGCCGCGACCGCGTTTGCGGCGGCCACCGCGGCGGCGGCGGCGCTTGCGGCGCGGCTGGCCATCATCGTCGTCGTCCGAACCTCTGTCGGTCTCGTCCTTCCGGTTCTCGTCCTGATCGTCGTCGTCCCGGTCGTTGTCGTCCCGGTCGTTGTCGTCCTCGTCCTCGGGAAGATAGTCGTCCTCCTCGTCGACGATGACCTCGAACTTGGGGGTGCCGGTCGGGCGCGGGCCGGACGAGCCGACGCGCATCTTCGCGCCTTCGTCCTCACCCTCGGGCAGTACCTCGACGCTGACGCAGTAGCGGTCCTCGATCTCCTGCAGATCGCCGCGCTTGGCGTTGAGCAGGTAGATCGCCGCCTCGGTGCTGGCGTGCAGCGTGATGATCGAACCCTTGCCCTTGGCAGCCTCGTCCTCGATCAGGCGCAG
It includes:
- a CDS encoding CDP-alcohol phosphatidyltransferase family protein encodes the protein MTRNAPPIAIESVGENPTPIWGLSNRERTRRIAAASGLATDGNGGGNGETRVIVHDAFAWDPAWLRHVAANPGLVLTMGRIPALAHVRSEAEAEAVRTSIRGDKPLAAGDMTVLAYENGPTIENKQLRKRETPFLMALFPDTVRRIERASYFGAYKGVTDILTKYLWPEWALMITRICARFGVTPNMVTAVGAVLCILATYLFAQGEYWAGMAVGLGFMVLDTVDGKLARCTITSSWWGNVFDHGIDLIHPPFWWWFWATGLVHWGLGLTPEIFESVMIAIIGGYVLQRVIEGIFMRRNHEMHIHVWRRFDSWFRLITARRNPNMVILFVSMLSGRPDFGIVGVAWWTVISCAVHAVRLLQAEIVRGRDGRLTSWLSEG
- a CDS encoding sugar phosphate nucleotidyltransferase produces the protein MIEHAILLSAGQGSRLLPLTAERPKCLIDFSGRTLIEWQIEMLARGGVKRIDIVTGFKTDEVEHAISQINDLRVDIKCHFNPFFKVADNLGSCWIVRHLMKDDFLILNGDTLVSEEIVRKVQQGADGPDGPWPIAVTVDEKPAYDSDDMKVLREPDGRLLHIGKTLAAEETNCESIGFLAFRGEGVELFREAVRSKMRERDGVEHWYLKVIDTIAGTGQVGTCSIAGSEWAEVDFLTDIESATELTDRWA
- a CDS encoding nucleotidyltransferase family protein, with protein sequence MNDTASFLPGSALILAGSRSETDPLAKSEGVDHKSLIRIDGQTMLERVHLALVRAGFRRIYVSASEDQVVRLAEALGAIVVPPASGPSGSVAVVFEQSGAPLLVTTSDHALLRPEWVRDFMQDAPAGCDVAMLLAERAKVEQAVPGTRRTWLRFADGDWSGCNMFLLNGAGAARALQVWSAVEADRKRPWRIVGRLGLGTLFSYAIGRLSLAEGVRALGRRNGLAAEVVAARDGEAAVDVDKPDDLVLARRLLAQREGAE
- a CDS encoding HIT family protein — translated: MNETTRKFGYPATLVAEFEHWAVLLRPAQPALGSLVLAAKSDATALSNLSAEAHAEMKLASTAIETALRSFVDYAKINYLMLMMVDPHVHAHVIPRYEGSREFEGTSFPDAGWPKLPDLGSAVALDDAQIAALVAALKPHFG
- a CDS encoding SDR family NAD(P)-dependent oxidoreductase is translated as MGKRCAIFGASGGIGSALVRSLAGRGDVDRVYAAARKPGAEGDDRIRPVPMDLGDEASIADAAADMAADGPLDLVIVASGLLQREPDVAPEKSWRAIDAAAMAEVFRVNTIGPALVGKHVLEHLNTGGRPVFAAISARVGSVEDNRLGGWHSYRASKAALNQIMRNFAIELGRRNKAAIAVSLHPGTVDTSLSEPFQSGVPEGKLFTPDYSAQCLLSVIDGLEAKDNGGFFAWDGKPIPF